One genomic window of Quercus lobata isolate SW786 chromosome 9, ValleyOak3.0 Primary Assembly, whole genome shotgun sequence includes the following:
- the LOC115961813 gene encoding aspartic proteinase CDR1-like: protein MAVLFNLFLLSCFTTSTTSLATTSPTITKPKRLVTKLIHHNSVYSPYYNPKDNIADRARHAIDSSNARSDYIWKKIQGVSLDTDDVRAGVIAETKHEGFMANISIGSPPVPQLLVMDTGSGLLWTQCQPCTHCFTQALPIFNPPESSTYSTLPCTSPSCYRAPSSNCQASHCAFKQGYIDGTSVSGFLGTEKFTFETSDEGITSIPNLVLGCANSVSGFSGQSSGILGLAADKISLVNQVGSKFSYCFGPIRDPQYSHNQLIFGEGAIIQGSSTPIEILAGLYFLTLESISVGEKKLDILPEVFTMTPAGKGGVMIDSGTTLTYLPRGAFDPLNAEVLRLMDGLVQLVSRPSYAAPCFNGVINRDLVGFPVVTFNFANGVDLALDVESLFIETSPNQFCMAVLPSIANDMTIIGVMAQQNYNIAYDLAGNSVSMERIDCELLES, encoded by the coding sequence ATGGCTGTTcttttcaatctctttcttctttcttgcttCACTACTAGTACTACATCCTTAGCCACCACTAGTCCCACCATCACAAAACCTAAGCGGTTGGTGACAAAACTCATTCACCATAATTCGGTTTACTCTCCATACTACAACCCTAAGGACAACATAGCAGACCGAGCTAGACATGCAATAGACAGTTCAAATGCTCGTTCAGACTACATATGGAAGAAGATTCAAGGGGTTTCTCTAGACACAGATGATGTGCGCGCTGGTGTTATTGCAGAGACTAAGCATGAAGGGTTTATGGCAAATATATCCATTGGTTCACCTCCTGTTCCACAGCTCCTGGTTATGGACACAGGCAGTGGTCTATTATGGACTCAATGTCAGCCTTGCACTCACTGTTTTACCCAAGCTCTTCCAATTTTTAATCCTCCCGAGTCTTCCACATATAGTACGCTACCTTGTACGTCTCCTTCTTGCTATCGAGCTCCCAGTAGCAATTGTCAAGCTTCACATTGCGCCTTCAAACAAGGATACATCGATGGCACCTCTGTATCTGGGTTTTTGGGCACTGAAAAGTTCACCTTTGAGACTTCTGATGAAGGAATAACATCAATACCCAATTTAGTTTTGGGTTGTGCAAATAGCGTGAGTGGTTTTAGTGGCCAAAGTAGCGGTATACTTGGTCTAGCCGCTGACAAAATATCTTTGGTGAATCAAGTGGGTTCTAAATTCTCTTATTGCTTTGGCCCTATTAGGGATCCTCAATATAGTCATAATCAGTTGATTTTTGGGGAGGGAGCAATAATACAAGGCTCTTCTACCCCAATTGAAATTTTGGCTGGCCTTTACTTTCTAACCTTAGAAAGCATCAGCGTGGGAGAGAAAAAGCTAGACATTTTGCCTGAAGTGTTTACAATGACTCCAGCAGGCAAAGGTGGAGTAATGATTGACTCAGGTACAACACTTACTTATCTTCCAAGAGGAGCGTTCGATCCACTAAACGCCGAAGTTCTGAGATTAATGGATGGCTTGGTACAACTCGTGTCAAGACCTAGCTATGCAGCTCCATGCTTCAATGGGGTCATCAATCGTGACCTTGTTGGGTTTCCAGTAGTAACCTTTAACTTTGCAAATGGGGTTGATTTGGCGTTAGACGTAGAGAGCTTGTTTATCGAAACAAGTCCAAACCAATTTTGCATGGCTGTGCTTCCGAGTATAGCAAATGACATGACTATTATTGGAGTAATGGctcaacaaaattataatattgcCTATGATCTTGCTGGGAACTCAGTTTCCATGGAACGGATAGACTGTGAACTGTTAGAGTCCTAG